The Candidatus Hydrogenedentota bacterium genome includes a window with the following:
- a CDS encoding NAD(P)-dependent alcohol dehydrogenase has protein sequence MKAVKWFAPRDMRMVEIEKPTPKPHEALVRIESTGVCGSDMHYFAEGRIGKSVLTSPIILGHEYAGIVEGVGDEADASLIGKRVAVEPGIPCMRCEFCLKGHYNVCPKLTFPGGPGNDGALCEYICVHAAFCFPVPETMPAMEAAMIEPLAVALHAIDLAHLKPGETVAILGLGPIGLLTAQAARLAGAGKIYGCDLHDYRVDASRKYGVDVAFNAANEDTNGAILRETGGRGVDVAVDCARSSETPGIACRIARPAGRCVLVGISGEETGVFPVDVSRRKELTVTWCRRFLFNFPTAIDLVASGRVDVKSIITHSYPLERSLEAFHLVEQAADGVLKASIDQ, from the coding sequence GTGAAAGCCGTGAAATGGTTTGCTCCGCGCGATATGCGCATGGTGGAAATCGAAAAGCCGACGCCGAAACCGCACGAGGCGTTGGTCCGCATCGAGTCGACCGGCGTATGCGGATCGGACATGCACTATTTCGCGGAGGGCCGGATTGGGAAGTCAGTGCTGACGTCGCCGATCATACTCGGGCACGAGTACGCGGGGATCGTCGAAGGGGTCGGTGACGAGGCGGATGCTTCGTTAATTGGCAAGCGCGTCGCGGTAGAGCCGGGCATCCCCTGCATGCGGTGCGAATTCTGTCTGAAGGGCCACTACAACGTGTGTCCGAAGCTGACGTTTCCGGGCGGGCCGGGGAACGACGGGGCGTTGTGCGAGTACATCTGCGTACACGCGGCGTTTTGTTTTCCCGTGCCGGAGACGATGCCGGCGATGGAGGCGGCGATGATCGAGCCGCTGGCCGTTGCGCTGCATGCGATCGATTTGGCCCACCTCAAGCCGGGAGAGACCGTCGCGATTCTGGGACTTGGTCCGATTGGCCTCTTGACTGCCCAAGCGGCTCGCTTGGCCGGCGCGGGGAAAATCTACGGTTGCGATCTTCACGACTATCGCGTCGACGCGTCACGAAAGTATGGCGTTGATGTTGCGTTCAACGCGGCCAATGAAGATACGAATGGCGCAATCCTGCGCGAAACGGGCGGGCGCGGCGTTGATGTGGCGGTCGATTGCGCACGATCGTCGGAGACGCCGGGTATCGCGTGCCGAATCGCGCGGCCCGCCGGACGGTGCGTGCTGGTCGGCATTTCGGGAGAAGAAACCGGCGTCTTTCCGGTGGACGTGTCGCGGCGGAAGGAATTGACCGTCACGTGGTGCCGGCGATTCCTGTTCAATTTTCCGACGGCGATTGATCTCGTGGCGAGCGGGCGCGTGGACGTGAAGTCGATCATCACGCACTCGTATCCGTTGGAGCGATCGTTGGAGGCGTTCCATCTGGTGGAGCAGGCGGCGGACGGTGTGTTGAAGGCATCGATCGATCAGTAG